One window of Candidatus Bathyarchaeota archaeon genomic DNA carries:
- a CDS encoding iron ABC transporter permease — translation MTTKAELTKLYNKGKKRKLLAIFSVFIAIIIVVLIAISFGAGSPRLPEALQVIISRTFPFLNLDPGSPLAQTIIWDIRFPRIVMALIAGAGLAAAGVTMQGVLRNPLVSSYVLGISSAAGFGAALAIVFGIGVVSFVGGYLVIGNAFIFCLLAMVIVYSIARLRGMSSETVILAGVAVGFLFSALLSLIQYISPDNNAVTAIVFWLLGGLYTATWEKILICLPIVSVTMILMMTQSWNINIMSMGEDVATSLGVNSKRVLTVNMLLETIATASIIAFTGIIGFVDLIAPHIARMLLGSDHRYLIPCSIGMGALMLLASDTVARLIIMPTELPVGILTSLLGVPFFIYLLVSKRRRSFG, via the coding sequence ATGACCACAAAAGCTGAACTGACAAAACTCTACAATAAAGGCAAGAAGCGCAAACTTCTTGCAATTTTCTCTGTTTTTATAGCAATAATCATAGTTGTGCTTATCGCGATTAGTTTCGGCGCGGGTTCACCTCGGCTACCCGAAGCTCTACAAGTCATTATTTCAAGGACTTTTCCATTCTTAAACCTCGATCCAGGGTCACCTTTAGCTCAAACTATAATCTGGGACATACGCTTTCCCCGCATCGTAATGGCTTTGATAGCTGGAGCAGGTCTCGCAGCTGCAGGAGTAACCATGCAAGGTGTCCTGCGCAACCCCCTTGTATCCTCTTATGTTTTGGGGATTTCTTCCGCAGCAGGTTTCGGCGCCGCTTTAGCCATAGTTTTCGGAATAGGAGTTGTTTCTTTTGTCGGTGGATACTTGGTTATCGGTAATGCTTTCATTTTCTGCTTGCTTGCCATGGTAATTGTTTATTCGATTGCTCGCTTAAGGGGAATGTCCTCGGAAACGGTGATCTTGGCAGGGGTCGCTGTTGGTTTCCTCTTTTCTGCCCTCTTATCTTTGATTCAGTATATATCACCCGATAATAACGCGGTAACCGCGATAGTTTTCTGGCTTTTAGGCGGCCTCTACACGGCGACATGGGAAAAAATCCTGATCTGTCTGCCTATAGTTTCGGTGACGATGATTTTGATGATGACTCAATCTTGGAACATCAACATTATGAGCATGGGTGAAGATGTGGCAACAAGTTTAGGCGTCAACTCTAAACGCGTCCTAACCGTAAACATGCTGCTAGAAACCATCGCGACCGCCAGTATAATCGCCTTCACAGGAATCATAGGTTTTGTGGATTTAATAGCCCCACACATCGCACGTATGCTGCTGGGTAGTGACCACCGATACCTTATCCCTTGCAGTATCGGCATGGGTGCCTTGATGCTTCTGGCATCCGACACAGTGGCGCGGCTGATCATTATGCCCACTGAGCTTCCTGTGGGTATTTTAACGTCTCTATTGGGTGTCCCGTTCTTCATTTACCTTTTAGTGAGTAAACGGAGGAGATCATTCGGATGA
- a CDS encoding PQQ-binding-like beta-propeller repeat protein produces MNTKSKTIAIFISAIMLISIGASTLLPSASARENIPTYAYVAALPDHVGVGQEVMIYMWIDKLFPNADMDNDYRFHNFKLVITKPDGSTETKTWETIWDTTSNQQLKYVPTMNGTYHLNFTFPAQSVSAVSHLPGATENDTYAASTASTTFTVSEEPIPSVIDTYPLPSEYWTRPIYGENSIWYLISSNWLGTGAPGYGGFAGTYNYGGNNMMYPADAVGPETAHIMWTKPLQSGGVVGGNNFKGYEGNTYFEGSAYLQRFTNPIIVNGKLYYTEPVSYLSPSGGPTKCVDLRTGQVYWSRTDVPALSHAIIFDAENPNQHGVYNALLVAQSGGGWTGLPTTWRFFDADTGNPLFNATNIPSGRKAMGPLGEYLIYNTMSQAGNYVVRQWNSSKMWTWTDTPSVTTGDASTAARFDWVKPITYNGANWTTPFTVVEAYYDDIMLCYNGTLPSTGSNFFFGSTETYKEYTYFAVNLNASKGTIGNILWMKNYLPPVNATILQAGVDPVNRVFVENVRELNAFIGYNLDTGARIWNTLEYPQTAMDYYGSPASGSLANMFAYGKMYSSAYAGIVYCYDTTNGKLLWTYGNGGPGNSTDGGLDVPGRYPTFINAYGNGIIYLVTTEHTIETPLYKGSLFRAINATTGEEVWTLNGYVGEFMTNSYAIADGYATWFNGLDNQIYSVGRGPSAMTVSAPNLAAQAGQKVVIRGTVTDISAGTTQSEQAARFPNGVPVASDASMKDWMGYVYQQKPCPTSFTGVEVTINVLDANGNYRSIGTTTTDAYGVYSLSWLPDIPGDYRVIATFAGTKGYWPSSAETSFTVSEPEPSATPIATPEPTAADLYFVPAIVGLFVAIIVVGLLLALLLLRKRP; encoded by the coding sequence TTGAACACAAAAAGTAAAACCATAGCTATTTTCATCTCAGCAATAATGCTCATATCCATAGGAGCATCAACATTGCTACCATCCGCATCCGCACGCGAAAACATCCCAACCTACGCTTACGTCGCAGCCCTACCCGACCATGTCGGCGTCGGTCAAGAAGTCATGATCTACATGTGGATCGACAAACTCTTTCCAAACGCGGACATGGACAACGACTACAGATTCCACAACTTTAAACTCGTTATAACAAAACCAGATGGATCAACAGAAACTAAAACATGGGAAACCATTTGGGACACAACATCCAACCAGCAACTAAAATACGTCCCAACCATGAACGGAACATACCACCTAAACTTCACCTTCCCAGCACAATCCGTTTCAGCAGTATCACACCTCCCTGGCGCCACTGAAAACGACACCTACGCAGCAAGCACAGCCTCAACCACCTTTACAGTCTCAGAAGAACCAATCCCCAGCGTAATCGACACATACCCCTTGCCATCAGAATACTGGACTCGCCCAATCTACGGTGAGAACAGCATCTGGTACTTGATTTCCTCTAACTGGCTTGGAACAGGCGCACCAGGTTATGGTGGCTTTGCAGGCACCTACAACTATGGTGGCAACAACATGATGTACCCAGCCGACGCAGTCGGACCCGAAACGGCCCACATCATGTGGACCAAACCCCTCCAAAGCGGAGGAGTAGTTGGTGGAAACAACTTCAAGGGCTACGAAGGAAACACATACTTCGAAGGCTCAGCATACCTACAACGTTTCACAAACCCAATCATAGTCAACGGCAAACTATACTACACTGAACCAGTCTCATATCTGTCTCCAAGCGGTGGCCCAACCAAATGTGTTGACCTGCGCACAGGACAAGTATACTGGTCAAGAACAGATGTACCTGCACTTTCGCACGCAATAATCTTCGACGCAGAAAACCCCAACCAACACGGTGTCTACAACGCATTGCTTGTAGCTCAATCCGGTGGCGGTTGGACAGGTCTACCTACAACTTGGCGTTTCTTTGACGCAGACACAGGTAACCCACTATTCAACGCAACCAACATTCCCTCAGGCAGAAAAGCCATGGGTCCACTCGGTGAGTACCTAATCTACAACACAATGTCCCAAGCAGGAAACTACGTTGTTAGACAATGGAACTCCAGTAAAATGTGGACTTGGACAGACACACCATCAGTTACAACTGGTGACGCAAGCACAGCCGCAAGGTTCGACTGGGTAAAACCAATCACTTACAACGGTGCAAACTGGACCACACCCTTCACAGTTGTCGAAGCATACTACGACGACATAATGCTATGTTACAACGGTACCTTACCATCAACGGGCTCTAACTTCTTCTTCGGCTCAACAGAAACCTACAAAGAATACACTTACTTCGCAGTTAACCTAAACGCTTCAAAAGGCACCATAGGCAACATCCTCTGGATGAAAAACTACCTGCCCCCTGTCAACGCAACCATACTCCAAGCAGGCGTTGACCCAGTTAACCGCGTATTCGTAGAAAACGTTCGCGAACTCAACGCTTTCATCGGCTACAACCTAGACACTGGTGCAAGAATCTGGAACACTCTGGAATATCCACAGACCGCCATGGACTACTATGGTAGCCCTGCTTCAGGCAGTTTAGCTAACATGTTCGCATACGGCAAAATGTACAGCAGTGCATACGCAGGTATCGTTTACTGCTACGACACAACCAACGGCAAGCTACTCTGGACCTACGGCAACGGTGGCCCAGGCAACAGCACCGATGGTGGCTTAGACGTTCCAGGACGCTATCCAACCTTCATCAACGCATACGGCAACGGAATAATCTATCTAGTTACTACAGAGCACACAATCGAAACTCCTCTCTACAAAGGTTCACTATTCCGTGCAATCAACGCAACTACAGGCGAAGAAGTCTGGACACTCAACGGTTACGTAGGTGAATTCATGACTAACAGCTACGCTATTGCAGACGGCTACGCAACTTGGTTCAACGGCTTAGACAACCAAATCTACAGTGTCGGCCGCGGTCCAAGCGCAATGACTGTCTCAGCACCCAACCTAGCCGCACAAGCAGGTCAAAAAGTTGTAATCCGAGGCACAGTCACCGACATATCCGCAGGCACAACACAAAGCGAACAAGCAGCACGTTTCCCCAACGGCGTTCCAGTTGCATCTGACGCCAGCATGAAAGACTGGATGGGCTATGTCTATCAACAGAAGCCATGCCCAACTAGCTTCACAGGTGTCGAAGTAACCATAAACGTCCTCGACGCAAACGGTAACTACCGCTCAATCGGAACAACAACAACCGACGCATACGGAGTCTACTCACTCTCGTGGCTACCTGACATTCCAGGTGACTACAGAGTAATCGCTACATTCGCAGGCACTAAAGGCTACTGGCCATCCTCAGCAGAAACCAGCTTCACAGTCTCTGAACCAGAACCATCCGCAACCCCCATCGCAACACCAGAACCAACCGCAGCTGACCTATACTTCGTGCCCGCAATCGTTGGCTTATTCGTAGCAATAATAGTTGTTGGTTTACTACTAGCATTATTGTTGCTCAGAAAACGCCCATAA
- a CDS encoding putative cobaltochelatase — translation MGNKTIYPFSAIVGQEKMKTALILNVINPKIGGVLLRGEKGTGKSLTVRALANLLPEVDTIADCPFHCDPTHPKDACDACNAKIARGEKLMVTKRPVSVVELPVGATEDRLVGTIDIEKAIKTGEKHFDPGILAQANHNLLYIDEVNLLDDHLVDVLLDAAAMGVNYVEREGVSFSHPSQFVLIGTMNPEEGELRPQLLDRFALSVEVKGIPYKEARAEIVRRRIAFESDPVAFIAAQRESQEQMRQKIVSATKLLPKVVLCGELLDLITQICTDFAVDGHRADIAMYKTACTLAAFKGRVDVTEEDVKEAAEFVLPHRQRRQPFEEPKMEQQQVNESIDRWNKNQQTLPKENDVSQNPDDSPSEQQEPTKEQIFQADKPYAVKPLTTPVLDEIQRNGSGRRSKTLSDSKKGRYVASMIPKGKVADLAFDATLRAAAPFQKRRREERNDQQTAFLIERSDLREKVRETKMGNLILFVVDASGSMAAEERMSATKGAILSLLLDAYQRRDRVGLIAFRKDNAELVLPPTNCVELAEKYLAKLPTGGRTPLAHGLRLGLDTVKFWNKDGKDIPLLVLVSDGRANVNLNGGDPVEEAKRIAHRIGSEGIQTIAVDTEKGFLSFGLVRQISEAMGGKYLRLEELSAAPIVSAVRENLFDDYRIFLDNPVRR, via the coding sequence TTGGGCAACAAAACCATCTACCCCTTCAGCGCCATAGTCGGCCAAGAAAAAATGAAAACCGCACTAATCCTAAACGTCATCAACCCCAAAATCGGCGGCGTACTCCTCAGAGGCGAAAAAGGAACAGGCAAATCCCTAACCGTCCGCGCCCTAGCCAACCTCCTACCAGAAGTAGACACCATCGCTGATTGCCCCTTCCACTGCGACCCCACCCACCCCAAAGACGCCTGCGACGCATGCAACGCCAAAATCGCGCGCGGAGAAAAACTCATGGTCACAAAACGCCCAGTATCGGTTGTAGAGTTGCCCGTCGGCGCCACTGAAGACCGCCTCGTAGGCACAATCGACATAGAGAAAGCCATCAAAACTGGCGAAAAACACTTTGACCCCGGCATCTTGGCGCAGGCAAACCATAACCTCCTCTACATAGACGAAGTAAACCTCCTCGACGACCACCTCGTAGATGTCTTGCTGGATGCTGCAGCGATGGGAGTAAACTATGTAGAGCGCGAAGGTGTCTCTTTTAGTCATCCTTCTCAGTTCGTTTTGATTGGCACGATGAACCCTGAAGAGGGTGAACTTCGACCACAGTTGCTTGACCGTTTTGCCCTTTCCGTTGAAGTTAAAGGCATACCCTACAAAGAAGCCCGTGCTGAAATTGTGCGGCGCCGCATTGCTTTTGAAAGCGACCCAGTCGCCTTCATCGCTGCTCAAAGAGAGAGTCAAGAGCAAATGCGTCAAAAAATCGTTTCCGCTACCAAACTTTTGCCTAAGGTAGTCTTATGCGGTGAACTGCTTGATCTTATAACACAAATTTGTACCGACTTCGCCGTTGACGGGCACCGTGCAGATATCGCTATGTACAAGACTGCCTGTACGCTTGCTGCTTTCAAGGGGCGGGTTGATGTTACCGAAGAAGATGTCAAGGAAGCAGCTGAGTTTGTGCTTCCACATCGTCAGCGAAGGCAGCCTTTTGAGGAACCCAAAATGGAGCAGCAGCAAGTCAATGAAAGCATTGACCGATGGAACAAGAATCAACAAACACTGCCCAAAGAAAATGACGTTTCCCAAAATCCTGATGATTCACCCAGTGAACAGCAAGAACCTACAAAAGAACAAATTTTTCAAGCCGATAAACCCTACGCCGTTAAGCCTTTGACTACCCCTGTTCTTGACGAAATCCAGCGAAACGGCTCAGGAAGACGGTCAAAGACTCTTAGTGATTCAAAAAAGGGCCGCTACGTAGCAAGCATGATTCCCAAGGGAAAAGTTGCCGATTTGGCTTTTGATGCAACCCTCCGCGCGGCGGCACCTTTTCAGAAAAGACGAAGAGAGGAAAGAAACGATCAGCAAACAGCCTTTTTGATTGAACGCAGCGATTTGCGTGAAAAAGTCAGAGAAACAAAAATGGGTAACTTGATTCTATTTGTGGTTGATGCCAGCGGCTCAATGGCGGCAGAAGAGAGAATGAGCGCCACAAAAGGTGCCATTCTTTCTCTTCTGCTAGATGCCTATCAACGACGCGACCGCGTGGGTCTCATTGCGTTCCGTAAAGACAACGCCGAACTGGTGTTGCCGCCGACCAATTGTGTGGAGTTGGCAGAAAAATACTTGGCTAAGCTTCCTACAGGCGGAAGAACTCCGCTGGCTCATGGTCTAAGACTGGGTTTAGATACAGTTAAGTTTTGGAACAAAGACGGCAAAGACATACCTTTGCTTGTGTTGGTTTCCGATGGCCGCGCAAACGTTAACCTCAACGGTGGAGACCCTGTTGAAGAAGCAAAACGGATTGCCCACCGTATAGGTTCTGAAGGAATCCAAACCATCGCTGTTGACACTGAGAAGGGTTTTCTGAGTTTTGGTTTGGTTAGGCAGATTTCTGAGGCTATGGGCGGTAAATATCTGCGTTTAGAAGAGTTAAGTGCTGCGCCGATTGTGTCTGCTGTTCGTGAGAACTTGTTTGATGATTATAGGATTTTTTTAGATAATCCTGTTAGGAGGTGA
- a CDS encoding ABC transporter substrate-binding protein, whose amino-acid sequence MKNTTIIAATFIVGIIIIASIYGVYSLYSPTSSSSSTSNPTVNPTASPTATESPTSTATIKPTTKPTTSSNTQTSSTSSTPTPTPAPTEVTVTDGAGNTMTIPLPVTRIAALDGGIAEILCAMGCRDLIVGRTDSCTMPPSILSVKSYGENDYAPNVEALITLDPDVIFASSMLPYNPTAYQQLKNAGIPVYIIDTTTPEPTNPSKLTKDELYALSTPIDFTCGLMQNFTKIVGHQTEVDSYVKWAQNYNKIVKDRIYALTPSQQVKTYLEWYGYGRTFVTASVYQAGGINIAENQTVYSPTLSTEFIVEQNPSAIIVLIASPSHNINDFIAARNDVLNRTSLQNVDAVKYGRVYVCDFYARSGVRCVIGYLYWAKWLQPSLFSDIDPAIVNQELNQKFFGTAIAGTFAYP is encoded by the coding sequence TTGAAGAATACAACAATTATAGCTGCAACCTTCATTGTTGGAATAATAATCATTGCATCCATCTATGGCGTTTACAGTCTATACAGTCCAACTTCCTCTTCCTCATCGACTTCCAACCCCACAGTTAATCCAACTGCTTCTCCGACAGCCACTGAATCACCCACCTCAACGGCGACTATCAAACCAACAACTAAACCCACAACATCATCCAACACACAAACCAGTTCAACCAGTTCCACGCCAACTCCAACTCCTGCTCCAACCGAAGTAACAGTTACCGACGGCGCAGGAAACACCATGACTATACCTCTCCCAGTAACCAGAATAGCTGCTCTTGACGGCGGCATAGCAGAGATTCTATGTGCCATGGGCTGCCGAGATTTAATTGTTGGGCGTACGGATAGTTGCACGATGCCCCCGTCAATTCTAAGTGTTAAATCATATGGGGAAAATGATTATGCACCAAACGTAGAAGCCCTGATAACACTTGACCCAGACGTCATATTTGCCAGTTCAATGCTACCATACAACCCCACTGCTTATCAGCAACTCAAGAATGCAGGCATCCCCGTCTACATCATCGACACAACCACACCCGAACCGACAAATCCTTCAAAGTTAACCAAAGATGAACTCTACGCGCTAAGCACCCCTATAGATTTCACGTGCGGCTTAATGCAGAACTTTACCAAAATCGTCGGTCACCAAACTGAAGTAGACTCATACGTTAAATGGGCGCAAAACTACAACAAAATCGTTAAAGACCGCATATATGCTTTGACGCCTTCTCAGCAAGTTAAAACCTACCTTGAATGGTACGGTTACGGTCGAACTTTCGTTACGGCTAGTGTTTACCAAGCTGGCGGAATTAACATTGCTGAAAACCAAACAGTTTACTCCCCTACACTTAGCACTGAATTTATCGTTGAACAAAATCCTTCTGCGATAATCGTGCTTATCGCAAGTCCGTCACATAACATAAACGACTTTATCGCCGCAAGAAACGACGTGTTAAACAGAACCTCGCTTCAGAATGTTGATGCAGTTAAGTATGGCCGGGTCTACGTCTGCGACTTTTACGCCAGAAGCGGTGTACGATGCGTAATCGGCTACCTCTACTGGGCAAAGTGGCTTCAGCCAAGCCTATTCTCAGACATAGACCCAGCAATAGTGAATCAGGAGCTTAATCAAAAGTTTTTCGGAACCGCAATTGCAGGGACGTTTGCTTATCCATGA
- a CDS encoding deoxyhypusine synthase family protein: protein MDRSDYLKEPVNHIKIQSPMTVDQLMQQFSNSGSFGAGRLAAACDTYEKMLKDPECTVFLGLSGAVVPAGMRTLITDLIRNHLVDVIVSTGACMVHDAIEAIGGHHYKGGWAVNDQELYKYHLFRIYDLFVPEEDYVKLDFKFSDIYTDIARERKGESLGSDEFTHEIGKRLEDKNSILRAAYEENVPIFLPSVRDSEFGFIHWLHSSQQQDPKAVLKLDAFKDVPTICGICADSPKNGMIIIGGGVPRNAIQSSTLASKKGLDYAVVITMDRPETGGLSGSTLEETVSWGKMKGSADHVMVIGEALMVFPFVVASVTERLGKDFKRQGFLQRTKQANKGKTP, encoded by the coding sequence ATGGATCGAAGCGACTACCTAAAAGAACCCGTAAACCACATAAAAATCCAGAGCCCAATGACCGTCGACCAGCTTATGCAGCAATTCAGCAACTCAGGCTCGTTTGGCGCTGGGAGACTGGCGGCTGCATGTGACACCTACGAGAAGATGCTCAAAGACCCCGAATGTACCGTGTTTCTGGGGTTATCAGGCGCTGTGGTTCCCGCTGGTATGCGCACCTTAATCACAGACTTAATTCGCAACCACCTTGTCGATGTAATCGTAAGCACTGGTGCTTGTATGGTTCACGACGCCATAGAAGCCATCGGCGGACACCACTACAAGGGCGGCTGGGCAGTCAACGACCAAGAACTCTACAAGTACCACCTGTTCCGTATCTATGACCTCTTTGTGCCTGAAGAGGACTACGTTAAGCTCGACTTCAAATTCTCAGACATATACACCGACATCGCACGCGAACGCAAAGGCGAAAGCTTAGGTTCAGACGAATTCACCCACGAAATCGGCAAACGCTTAGAAGACAAAAACTCGATCCTCCGCGCGGCATACGAGGAAAACGTGCCCATCTTCCTTCCTTCGGTGCGTGACTCAGAATTCGGTTTCATCCACTGGCTCCACAGCAGCCAACAACAAGACCCAAAAGCCGTGCTAAAACTCGACGCCTTCAAAGACGTTCCAACAATCTGCGGTATATGCGCCGATTCACCAAAAAACGGCATGATAATCATAGGCGGCGGAGTCCCCCGCAACGCCATCCAATCCTCCACCTTAGCCTCCAAAAAAGGCCTCGACTACGCCGTCGTCATAACCATGGATCGACCCGAAACAGGCGGCTTGTCAGGCTCCACTTTAGAGGAGACGGTAAGTTGGGGCAAAATGAAAGGCTCCGCAGACCACGTCATGGTCATCGGGGAGGCGTTGATGGTTTTCCCGTTTGTGGTGGCTTCGGTGACTGAGCGGCTCGGCAAAGACTTTAAACGTCAAGGTTTTTTACAGAGAACTAAACAGGCAAATAAGGGAAAAACACCATGA
- a CDS encoding alcohol dehydrogenase catalytic domain-containing protein: MKAQLCTRIDKIENHPLKYTTHPTPQPQVDQVFIKVQACGVCYSNLHMIEGELKQFGVPSKLPIIPGHEVTGVIEEVGSQARGFERGDRVGVQVLWKTDGTCEYCLSGRENLCLNRQTTGEVVDGGYAEYMVAPAAFVHRLPDNLGFDESASLFCPGITAYHAVKRANVRVGQKAAVIGIGGVGHMTLQFAKLAGAETIAVDTSETKLKLAQDIGADHSLTAMELDEFILKTGRPDIVMVHAPSQQAVEQAMRIVKRGGTVLMGVCGNVAVQFPEEYSIVGSVIGTRQEMNEVLRLASLGKVRVDWNSYRLSEAEDVLVKLKQGKIVGRAILVP, encoded by the coding sequence ATGAAGGCTCAGTTGTGCACCCGAATCGACAAAATCGAAAACCACCCCCTAAAATACACAACCCACCCAACCCCCCAACCTCAAGTTGACCAAGTGTTCATCAAAGTTCAAGCCTGCGGCGTATGCTACAGCAACCTACACATGATAGAGGGAGAACTCAAACAATTCGGTGTACCCAGTAAACTGCCCATAATTCCTGGTCATGAAGTCACAGGTGTGATAGAAGAAGTCGGTAGCCAAGCAAGAGGTTTCGAACGCGGTGACAGAGTCGGGGTGCAGGTGCTCTGGAAAACAGATGGAACCTGCGAATACTGTCTTTCAGGACGAGAAAACCTCTGTTTAAACCGCCAAACAACAGGCGAAGTCGTGGACGGTGGATACGCGGAATACATGGTAGCGCCTGCCGCTTTTGTTCATAGATTACCTGACAATTTGGGGTTTGACGAGAGCGCTTCCCTGTTTTGTCCTGGAATAACTGCGTACCATGCGGTGAAGCGGGCAAATGTGCGGGTGGGGCAGAAGGCGGCAGTGATTGGAATCGGAGGCGTTGGGCACATGACTTTGCAATTCGCCAAGTTGGCCGGGGCGGAAACCATAGCGGTAGACACTTCCGAGACTAAGCTCAAGTTGGCACAAGACATTGGCGCAGACCACTCTCTGACCGCGATGGAACTTGACGAGTTTATCCTGAAAACAGGGAGACCCGACATAGTTATGGTTCATGCGCCTTCGCAGCAAGCGGTTGAGCAGGCCATGCGAATTGTTAAGCGTGGCGGCACGGTTTTGATGGGCGTCTGCGGCAATGTAGCTGTCCAGTTTCCAGAGGAGTACTCTATCGTCGGCAGTGTTATTGGTACGCGGCAGGAGATGAATGAGGTTCTCAGGTTGGCGTCTTTGGGAAAAGTCAGAGTGGACTGGAACAGTTACCGCCTTAGTGAAGCGGAGGATGTGCTTGTTAAGTTGAAGCAGGGCAAAATCGTGGGAAGAGCAATATTGGTGCCATGA
- a CDS encoding CBS domain-containing protein, with the protein MPQVKDIMTKDVVTIEANKTVFEAAELMTQKGLGCLVVVIKGFPVGILTERDIVRRIVAKRAPLDQKITEVMTKTVITVEPETSLKEAARVMSTNKIHRLPVLKQNKLVGIVAASDFVRNVGKKTTSEEILEALGRYPASPSV; encoded by the coding sequence ATGCCGCAAGTCAAAGATATCATGACCAAAGACGTCGTAACCATAGAAGCAAACAAAACCGTTTTTGAAGCAGCTGAACTCATGACCCAAAAAGGACTAGGCTGCCTAGTAGTAGTCATCAAGGGATTCCCCGTCGGCATACTCACCGAGCGCGATATAGTGCGAAGAATCGTGGCAAAACGGGCACCCTTAGACCAAAAAATCACTGAAGTCATGACTAAAACCGTCATAACCGTTGAACCCGAAACGTCTCTCAAAGAAGCTGCCAGAGTCATGTCCACAAACAAAATCCACCGACTCCCCGTACTAAAACAAAACAAGCTCGTAGGCATAGTCGCAGCCTCAGATTTTGTACGCAACGTGGGCAAAAAGACCACAAGCGAAGAGATTTTGGAAGCTTTAGGTCGCTATCCAGCAAGTCCCAGTGTTTAG
- a CDS encoding alpha/beta hydrolase, whose amino-acid sequence MTAQTCHLPDGRKLAYTTVGEGYPVVYFHGTASSRLEVLLLQKLAECGLKLIGVDRPGYGLSTYKPRKSLSDFNGDLNCLADALGLEKFAVLGWSGGAVFALAYLANNPHRVSKAVVVAAPCLPFDVSTAHNTPLAKHLMRFPKIGEFAMRHLSRQLLKANGNPQAFLKTPQGKQLLHGCSKTDLAFLHDPSWVGLMYQSMAEAFRQGNGGVRAVVEEHQLFMKPWTLSFEAVGEGQLWIWHGSDDKTCRVENAYELARSVPSARLEIFGGAGHFVMFENLGRLGQTLLLPCGNA is encoded by the coding sequence TTGACTGCTCAAACTTGCCATCTGCCAGATGGACGCAAACTCGCATACACAACCGTCGGCGAAGGTTACCCTGTGGTGTACTTTCATGGAACTGCCAGTAGTCGCCTCGAAGTGTTGCTTCTCCAAAAACTCGCAGAATGCGGTTTGAAGCTTATCGGTGTGGACCGACCCGGGTATGGTTTATCCACCTATAAACCTCGAAAAAGCCTCTCTGACTTTAACGGCGACTTGAACTGTTTAGCTGATGCTTTGGGGCTGGAAAAGTTTGCGGTTTTAGGCTGGTCAGGCGGCGCCGTATTCGCATTGGCCTATCTAGCAAACAACCCACACAGAGTATCCAAAGCCGTTGTAGTCGCTGCACCCTGCTTACCCTTCGACGTTTCAACCGCCCACAACACACCCCTCGCCAAACATCTGATGAGGTTTCCAAAAATCGGAGAATTCGCCATGCGTCACCTCAGCCGCCAGCTGCTCAAAGCGAACGGTAACCCACAAGCATTCTTGAAAACCCCGCAAGGCAAACAGTTGCTCCATGGCTGTTCAAAAACAGATTTAGCTTTCCTCCATGACCCATCTTGGGTTGGGCTGATGTACCAATCTATGGCTGAAGCATTCCGACAGGGCAACGGTGGAGTAAGAGCCGTGGTCGAGGAGCATCAGCTGTTCATGAAACCTTGGACGTTGTCTTTCGAAGCGGTTGGCGAGGGCCAATTGTGGATTTGGCACGGTTCCGACGACAAAACTTGCCGAGTCGAAAACGCCTACGAGCTTGCGCGGTCGGTGCCTTCGGCGCGGTTGGAGATTTTTGGGGGTGCTGGACATTTTGTTATGTTTGAGAATCTGGGGCGTTTGGGGCAAACTCTATTATTGCCTTGTGGGAATGCATAG